A region from the Vespula pensylvanica isolate Volc-1 chromosome 9, ASM1446617v1, whole genome shotgun sequence genome encodes:
- the LOC122632156 gene encoding uncharacterized protein LOC122632156 — translation MFTINDDEQQQEEEQEQQQVEEESTTYPDERMVSFDYANISSRLDPENDRRLTRMVSNSMNTIEIIPDFNMENNSGGTIIVQNPIQFAAALSMQYRLQGTLEPLNVVPGLFYNQEEPPYQNEIYTNDHTNESSVNESSTAYGSEVSSFTDTEELERRDQATGQDDELQILSYDPRISMILRKPLYRQDDEPSIY, via the exons ATGTTCACTATAAACGACGATGAGCaacaacaagaagaagaacaagaacaacaacaagtTGAGGAAGAATCTACTACGTATCCCGACGAAAGGATGGTGTCGTTCGATTATGCGAATATTTCGAGTAGATTAGATCCAGAAAACGATAGACGATTAACCAGGATGGTATCAAATTCGATGAATACCATCGAGATCATTCCGGATTTCAATATGGAGAATAATAGTGGTGGTACAATCATCGTTCAAAATCCGATACAATTTGCTGCAGCCTTATCCATGCAATATCG ACTACAAGGAACATTGGAGCCATTAAATGTTGTACCTGGTTTATTCTACAATCAAGAGGAACCACCTTATCAAAATGAGATTTATACCAATGATCATACGAACGAAAGCAGCGTTAATGAATCAAGTACGGCGTACGG GAGCGAGGTCAGCAGTTTCACGGATACCGAAGAGTTGGAGAGACGCGATCAGGCTACTGGACAGGACGATGAACTACAAATCCTTTCTTATGATCCTAGAATATCTATGATATTACGGAAACCTCTGTATCGGCAGGATGATGAACCttcgatatattaa
- the LOC122631644 gene encoding ubiquitin-conjugating enzyme E2-17 kDa, producing the protein MALKRINKELQDLGRDPPAQCSAGPVGDDLFHWQATIMGPPDSPYQGGVFFLTIHFPTDYPFKPPKVAFTTRIYHPNINSNGSICLDILRSQWSPALTISKVLLSICSLLCDPNPDDPLVPEIARIYKTDREKYNELAREWTRKYAM; encoded by the exons ATGGCtttaaaacgaattaataag GAACTTCAGGACCTTGGAAGAGATCCACCCGCGCAATGTTCTGCAGGCCCCGTTGGAGATGATC TATTCCACTGGCAGGCAACTATTATGGGACCA CCTGACAGTCCGTATCAAGGAGGCGTATTTTTCCTAACAATTCACTTTCCCACAGACTACCCATTTAAACCACCTAAG GTTGCTTTCACGACTAGAATTTATCATCCTAATATCAACAGTAACGGAAGTATTTGTTTGGATATATTAAGATCGCAATGGTCACCAGCACTTACTATATCGAAGG TGTTACTCTCAATATGTTCTTTGCTCTGCGATCCAAATCCAGACGATCCATTAGTACCAGAGATAGCAAGGATATACAAAACTGACAGGGAGAAATACAATGAATTGGCACGCGAATGGACGCGCAAGTATGCCATGTGA
- the LOC122631486 gene encoding uncharacterized protein LOC122631486: protein MEKATSVRVKQLGCECWKNKIPQYKRKQRDRCKRKRQTLVFNVNADDEIWHEPYMQRLQKEFSDVSILCDSKIELPWKDIALPTVVRKIRTDNSVDHGSQDAENGEVDLDEAEKKESNGFMTLPWHKLLITNVVTPTKETVPACCDSNVEIPWEDLALDKPVNIRVPPTDEKDSCVPDDLEIPWQDILVPQNIVIEVPKKICTMNSRKQKK, encoded by the coding sequence atggagaAAGCGACGTCGGTAAGAGTGAAACAATTGGGTTGCGAATGTTGGAAAAATAAGATCCCTCAATACAAGAGGAAACAACGTGATCGTTGCAAGAGAAAAAGGCAGACTTTGGTGTTTAACGTAAACGCGGACGATGAGATATGGCACGAACCGTATATGCAACGACTTCAAAAAGAATTCTCGGACGTTTCGATCCTTTGCGACTCGAAGATCGAGTTACCATGGAAGGACATCGCGTTACCGACTGTGGTAAGAAAAATTCGTACGGATAACTCGGTCGATCACGGAAGTCAAGACGCGGAAAATGGCGAGGTCGATTTGGACGAAGcggagaaaaaggaatcgaACGGATTTATGACGTTACCGTGGCACAAATTATTGATCACCAACGTTGTTACACCGACGAAAGAGACCGTTCCAGCATGCTGCGATTCGAACGTCGAAATACCATGGGAAGATCTTGCTTTGGACAAACCGGTCAATATCCGTGTCCCACCTACGGACGAAAAAGATTCATGCGTTCCCGACGACCTCGAGATACCGTGGCAGGACATTCTCGTACCTCAGAATATCGTGATCGAGGTGccaaagaaaatttgtacTATGAACtcaagaaaacagaaaaaatag